One Chordicoccus furentiruminis DNA window includes the following coding sequences:
- the fmt gene encoding methionyl-tRNA formyltransferase, producing MRVVFMGTPDFAVGVLAALADAGYEMAGVVTQPDRPRGRKKEILPGPVKEEALRRGIPVLQPVRVRRPEAVEEIRALKPDLIVVAAFGQIIPKEILGMPRYGCLNVHASLLPAYRGAAPIQHAILDGCAETGVTIMRMNEGLDTGDIISQCRVPITEETTGGSLFEELAAAGAKLLIETIPHVADGTAVYTKQPAESTTPYAALISKESGEIDWSADAESIERKVRGMNPWPSAWTHLDGHILKIWKAHVEKHGEKGPEEEIGRIVRQDAKGLYIRTGSGILVPEELQLEGRKRMRASDFLRGYTIRNNQLS from the coding sequence ATGAGAGTCGTATTTATGGGAACACCGGACTTCGCGGTAGGCGTTCTGGCCGCGCTCGCCGATGCGGGCTATGAGATGGCCGGCGTGGTCACGCAGCCGGACCGTCCGAGAGGACGGAAGAAAGAGATTCTCCCGGGACCTGTCAAGGAAGAGGCGCTTCGCCGGGGAATTCCGGTGCTGCAGCCGGTCCGCGTGCGCCGTCCGGAGGCCGTTGAGGAGATCCGGGCGCTGAAGCCGGATCTGATCGTGGTGGCGGCGTTCGGCCAGATCATCCCGAAGGAGATCCTCGGGATGCCCCGGTACGGATGCCTCAACGTGCATGCCTCGCTGCTGCCCGCCTACCGCGGCGCGGCGCCGATCCAGCATGCGATCCTCGACGGCTGCGCGGAGACCGGCGTCACGATCATGCGGATGAACGAGGGCCTCGACACGGGCGACATCATCTCTCAGTGCAGGGTGCCGATCACAGAGGAAACCACCGGCGGCAGCCTCTTCGAGGAGCTCGCCGCCGCCGGCGCAAAGCTTCTGATTGAGACGATCCCCCATGTGGCCGACGGAACCGCGGTCTACACGAAACAGCCGGCGGAGAGCACGACGCCCTACGCCGCGCTGATCTCGAAGGAGAGCGGAGAGATCGACTGGTCCGCGGACGCGGAGTCGATCGAACGGAAAGTGCGGGGCATGAATCCCTGGCCTTCGGCCTGGACCCATCTCGACGGTCATATCCTGAAGATCTGGAAGGCGCATGTGGAGAAGCACGGCGAGAAGGGACCGGAGGAGGAAATCGGGCGGATTGTGCGCCAGGACGCGAAAGGACTCTATATCCGTACCGGAAGCGGGATCCTCGTGCCGGAGGAGCTGCAGCTGGAAGGACGGAAGCGGATGCGTGCTTCGGATTTCCTTCGCGGCTACACGATCCGGAACAATCAGCTGTCATAA